The following are encoded in a window of Rhodothermia bacterium genomic DNA:
- the lysA gene encoding diaminopimelate decarboxylase, protein MKVPYQPQLLREIAKQNGTPTYVYFEDIIRDRCRKLKDKVSLLPNKLLYAMKANYNPAILKIICEEGIGIDAVSIGELELAKRVGFAPEDVLYSANSITDEEMYVAAEYGSLFNIGELYRLERFGSAFPGSDVCIRLNPRIGAGHHEYVVTAGEKSKFGIPMEHVTHVLEIANKYNLNIIGIHQHIGSGILDIADLWSAVEVLLEAAPHFQDLTFINFGGGLGIPYRIGEASFDYDGFQQVLIPRIKEWAEKNGKQLAFWFEPGRYFVAESGVLLTEVTMLKKNGIGSRTFAGTNSGQNHLIRPMFYDAYHEIFNLTNPTGILYNYDVTGNICESGDRFAKDRPIQEIRVNDILAILDAGAYGYAMSSLYNLRPLPEEVLAKSDGRTITVRKRVSPSDLIEQLISETTDDDTPTTAQP, encoded by the coding sequence ATGAAAGTTCCCTACCAGCCACAACTCTTACGGGAAATTGCCAAACAAAATGGCACGCCCACCTACGTCTATTTCGAGGACATTATCCGAGATCGCTGTAGAAAACTAAAGGATAAAGTCTCTTTGTTGCCGAACAAATTGCTTTATGCCATGAAGGCAAATTACAATCCGGCCATCCTTAAAATTATTTGCGAAGAAGGCATTGGTATTGACGCCGTCTCAATAGGAGAATTAGAATTGGCCAAACGGGTTGGGTTTGCACCAGAAGATGTCCTCTATTCCGCAAATAGCATAACCGATGAGGAAATGTACGTTGCTGCAGAATACGGCAGTCTGTTTAACATTGGCGAGCTATACCGTTTAGAGCGTTTTGGCAGCGCCTTCCCCGGATCAGATGTTTGTATCCGCCTCAACCCCCGTATTGGCGCAGGACATCATGAATACGTTGTAACCGCAGGCGAAAAATCCAAATTCGGAATCCCGATGGAGCATGTGACACACGTTTTAGAGATTGCAAACAAATACAACCTGAACATTATTGGAATCCACCAACACATCGGAAGCGGTATCCTCGACATTGCGGATCTGTGGTCTGCTGTAGAGGTGCTTTTAGAAGCCGCACCGCATTTTCAAGACCTCACCTTTATCAATTTTGGAGGCGGACTTGGCATTCCCTATCGTATTGGAGAAGCAAGTTTTGATTATGATGGCTTTCAGCAAGTTCTCATTCCTCGCATCAAAGAATGGGCAGAGAAGAACGGAAAACAACTCGCATTTTGGTTTGAACCCGGACGCTATTTTGTCGCCGAGTCTGGGGTTTTACTCACCGAAGTTACCATGCTGAAGAAAAATGGCATTGGTTCTAGAACTTTTGCAGGAACCAACTCTGGGCAAAACCACCTGATTCGCCCCATGTTTTATGATGCCTATCACGAAATATTCAACCTTACCAACCCTACAGGCATATTGTATAATTATGACGTAACCGGAAATATCTGCGAATCCGGAGATCGGTTTGCGAAAGACCGCCCCATTCAGGAGATTCGGGTTAATGATATTCTTGCCATATTAGATGCGGGGGCCTATGGCTATGCCATGTCATCGTTGTACAATCTACGCCCTTTACCGGAAGAAGTCCTTGCCAAGAGCGATGGGAGAACGATTACCGTTCGCAAAAGGGTTTCACCTTCCGACTTGATCGAACAACTTATATCGGAAACAACCGATGACGACACCCCTACAACGGCTCAACCCTAA
- a CDS encoding SAM-dependent chlorinase/fluorinase, translated as MPIITLTTDYGTRDPYVAALKGVLVSTSPNAHIHDLSHEISPQDLMEAAFFLRNAYPYFPEGSIHMVVVDPGVGTKRKAVAFRANGHFFIGPDNGIFSLMLDGVVPEELVELDRSEFWRTEQPANTFHGRDIFASVAAHLANGTDLACLGTALNALKPLYWALPIADQQGIRGWVTHIDRYGNCISNIHKSIYLQHHENRKPKCYVGSAIISGLKNTYGEVDSGDMLTLFGSHDFLEIAINEGRASDLLGIIKGTPISMVFVEQKKALTELEMVG; from the coding sequence ATGCCAATAATTACCTTAACCACCGACTATGGCACTCGCGATCCCTATGTCGCAGCGTTGAAAGGCGTACTTGTCTCTACATCGCCGAATGCCCATATCCATGATTTATCCCATGAAATCTCGCCGCAAGATTTGATGGAAGCAGCTTTTTTTTTAAGAAATGCCTATCCTTATTTTCCAGAAGGCTCCATACATATGGTGGTGGTTGACCCCGGAGTAGGAACCAAACGTAAAGCTGTTGCATTTCGGGCAAATGGACATTTTTTCATTGGTCCAGATAATGGCATTTTTTCATTGATGTTGGATGGTGTTGTACCAGAGGAATTGGTGGAATTGGATCGCTCAGAATTTTGGCGAACCGAACAACCTGCAAACACCTTTCATGGGCGCGATATTTTTGCATCGGTGGCTGCACACCTCGCAAATGGAACCGATTTAGCGTGCTTAGGAACGGCGTTAAATGCTTTAAAACCCTTGTATTGGGCGCTCCCCATTGCCGACCAACAAGGGATCCGCGGCTGGGTTACGCATATAGACCGCTATGGGAACTGCATTAGCAACATCCACAAAAGTATCTATTTGCAACATCATGAAAACCGGAAACCGAAATGCTATGTGGGTTCAGCAATTATTAGTGGATTAAAAAATACCTATGGCGAGGTGGACTCTGGTGATATGCTCACGTTGTTCGGTAGCCACGACTTCTTAGAAATTGCCATTAATGAAGGTAGGGCATCCGATTTGCTTGGAATTATCAAAGGTACACCAATTTCAATGGTGTTTGTAGAACAGAAAAAGGCCCTTACGGAGCTTGAAATGGTAGGCTGA
- a CDS encoding HAMP domain-containing histidine kinase: MKTYSFSVKLRALLTVLALFISVASLYYTNRLANQLQEREVRNLTLGAEALAQTAQPYFNPHLEQLEALKTWVASQNELREEQKNAFTEALDWSMTMPPDEPLAYMRRVWEYSSKTVPAIVSDESMQFISHYANVKLDSSGLSTAQIQEKLRYEIKNLDGRFKPIEVNISVEGFGTLKQYIHYGESSVIGELRWFPYIQLAFVMLFFLVGYFGLSHLRRSEQSKMWVGMAKEAAHQLGTPTTSLMGWVELMKSGELSPETEQELAGELEKDIHRLERVANRFSKIGSSVQLTPANLAPVVIGVTDYMRRRIPQQGKRHIRLEVDVPDDLRAPLAPELFEWVLENLIKNAMDAMDKDKGFIRVVAKKQAKNILLEITDNGKGMDRRTQQRIFEPGFSTKKRGWGLGLSLARRIISENHRGKIWVQASKLGEGTTFRIQIPFSE, translated from the coding sequence TTGAAAACCTATTCTTTCTCGGTAAAATTACGCGCTTTGCTTACCGTATTAGCACTCTTCATCTCCGTAGCTTCTTTGTATTATACCAATCGGCTTGCAAACCAATTACAGGAGCGGGAAGTTCGGAACTTGACACTCGGTGCGGAAGCTTTGGCTCAAACCGCCCAGCCCTACTTTAACCCACATCTCGAACAACTTGAAGCGCTTAAAACATGGGTTGCCTCACAAAATGAATTAAGGGAAGAACAAAAGAACGCCTTTACAGAGGCTTTGGATTGGAGTATGACCATGCCTCCCGATGAACCACTTGCTTACATGCGCAGGGTTTGGGAGTATAGCAGTAAGACCGTTCCAGCCATTGTCTCGGACGAATCCATGCAATTTATCAGTCATTACGCAAATGTAAAACTGGACTCATCTGGCCTTTCTACAGCGCAAATACAAGAAAAGCTACGATACGAAATTAAAAATCTGGATGGCCGTTTTAAACCAATTGAGGTGAATATCTCTGTGGAGGGTTTTGGAACGCTGAAGCAATATATACATTACGGAGAGTCATCGGTTATTGGCGAGTTGCGATGGTTTCCTTATATCCAACTCGCGTTCGTTATGTTATTTTTCTTGGTCGGGTATTTTGGCCTTTCCCACCTCCGGCGAAGCGAGCAGAGCAAAATGTGGGTAGGGATGGCGAAAGAAGCTGCACACCAATTGGGGACGCCCACCACAAGTTTGATGGGGTGGGTGGAATTGATGAAATCGGGCGAATTGTCTCCAGAAACCGAACAAGAATTGGCCGGTGAATTGGAAAAAGACATCCATCGTTTGGAACGGGTGGCCAATCGGTTTTCCAAAATTGGTTCTTCTGTTCAACTTACACCCGCAAATCTTGCCCCAGTGGTCATCGGAGTGACGGATTATATGCGACGACGAATCCCGCAACAAGGTAAAAGGCATATCCGGTTGGAAGTGGACGTTCCGGACGATTTACGCGCGCCTCTCGCACCAGAATTGTTTGAATGGGTATTGGAAAACCTCATCAAAAATGCGATGGATGCAATGGATAAGGACAAGGGGTTTATCCGTGTAGTTGCCAAGAAACAAGCCAAAAATATTCTATTAGAGATTACGGACAATGGCAAAGGTATGGACAGGAGAACACAACAACGCATTTTTGAACCCGGATTTAGCACCAAAAAAAGGGGCTGGGGTTTAGGCTTGAGCTTGGCACGGCGAATCATTTCCGAAAACCATAGGGGCAAAATTTGGGTACAAGCCTCTAAACTCGGTGAAGGAACTACGTTTAGAATCCAAATCCCTTTTTCTGAATAA
- a CDS encoding adenylosuccinate synthase, whose amino-acid sequence MPVSVVIGAQWGDEGKGKLVDLLSKNCEIVARYQGGANAGHTIIWTDEKTKVQQKFVLHLVPSGIFQEEVACVIGNGVVIDPVAVMDEIRMIQELGYKVEGRLFISHNAHLIMPYHKALDQAKERSSGGAAIGTTGRGIGPAYVDKFARSGIRVVDLLNRDVLAQKLKNAIEEKNALLKHLYGSEGLSVNQIIEEYVEFDKLIDPYVTDTAAYLNVALKEGKNILAEGAQGALLDVDFGTYPYVTSSHPTVGGCCTGLGVPPTAINRVIGIAKAYATRVGNGPFPTELENELGEEIRRVGHEFGATTGRPRRTGWLDLVALKYTAMINGLTELAITKLDVLSGLETVQAAVAYRYDDKVSSRFPSELQTLARVVPEFTDYEGWKEDISAVKTYEALPEAARNYLAFVETFVGVPIRLVSTGPAREQTIIRY is encoded by the coding sequence ATGCCTGTTTCGGTTGTTATAGGAGCGCAATGGGGCGACGAAGGGAAAGGAAAATTGGTGGACTTGCTCAGCAAAAACTGTGAAATTGTAGCTCGGTATCAGGGCGGAGCAAATGCCGGACATACCATTATTTGGACAGACGAAAAAACAAAAGTCCAACAAAAATTTGTCTTGCATTTGGTCCCAAGTGGAATCTTTCAGGAAGAGGTTGCTTGTGTCATCGGAAATGGGGTGGTAATTGATCCGGTGGCAGTGATGGATGAGATTCGTATGATCCAAGAATTGGGCTACAAGGTAGAGGGCCGGCTTTTTATCTCGCACAATGCCCATCTCATCATGCCCTATCACAAGGCATTAGACCAAGCCAAAGAGCGTTCTTCTGGTGGTGCGGCCATCGGAACAACAGGGCGTGGTATCGGGCCGGCGTATGTGGATAAATTTGCACGTTCTGGGATTCGTGTCGTGGATTTGTTGAACCGCGATGTCTTGGCGCAAAAGCTGAAAAATGCCATCGAAGAAAAAAATGCCCTGCTCAAACACCTTTATGGATCCGAAGGCTTAAGCGTGAATCAAATCATCGAAGAGTACGTGGAGTTTGATAAATTGATTGACCCATATGTCACCGATACCGCTGCATACCTGAATGTGGCCTTAAAAGAGGGCAAAAACATCTTGGCAGAAGGCGCACAAGGTGCATTATTGGATGTGGACTTTGGGACGTACCCGTATGTAACCTCCAGCCACCCAACAGTGGGTGGGTGTTGTACCGGATTGGGTGTCCCGCCAACTGCCATTAATCGCGTAATTGGAATAGCAAAAGCCTATGCCACCCGTGTGGGCAATGGCCCTTTCCCAACGGAATTGGAAAATGAATTGGGCGAAGAAATCCGACGTGTAGGGCACGAATTTGGGGCAACGACGGGTCGCCCGCGTAGAACGGGTTGGTTGGATTTGGTCGCGCTTAAATATACCGCCATGATCAATGGCTTGACGGAACTGGCCATCACAAAATTGGATGTGCTTTCGGGTTTAGAAACCGTGCAAGCTGCTGTTGCCTACCGATACGATGATAAAGTGTCTTCCCGGTTCCCCAGTGAACTCCAAACGTTGGCGCGTGTTGTGCCGGAATTTACCGACTATGAAGGGTGGAAAGAAGACATTAGCGCAGTGAAAACTTACGAAGCGCTACCAGAAGCCGCCCGAAACTACCTCGCGTTTGTTGAAACCTTTGTCGGAGTCCCTATTCGATTGGTTTCAACAGGTCCCGCACGCGAACAGACGATCATACGGTACTGA
- a CDS encoding STAS domain-containing protein, which produces MELNIEKQSSGTVIFLNGSAMGGPDGVRLNEILHSLLDEGEKRVVADLADVSFMNSSGLGMLISGVITMRNGGGDLRLSRVPEKISNLIHLTKLNAIFTTFVSIEEALA; this is translated from the coding sequence ATGGAACTTAATATCGAAAAACAATCGTCGGGAACTGTCATCTTCCTTAATGGCTCTGCGATGGGTGGCCCTGATGGCGTTCGGCTAAACGAAATCTTACATTCCTTGTTAGATGAGGGCGAAAAAAGAGTTGTAGCTGACCTTGCAGATGTCTCCTTTATGAATTCGAGTGGTCTTGGAATGCTCATTAGTGGGGTCATTACCATGCGAAATGGTGGAGGAGACCTACGCCTAAGTCGCGTACCCGAAAAAATTAGCAACTTGATCCACCTTACCAAGCTGAACGCCATTTTTACGACTTTCGTGAGTATCGAGGAGGCTTTGGCGTAA
- a CDS encoding calcium/sodium antiporter — protein sequence MTLLTFLMLAAGLALLVFGADFLVKGASNLALSLGISPIIIGLTIVAYGTSMPEFTVSTMAAYAGAADISIGNVVGSNIFNVLFILGVSALISPLIVHTQLIRIDVPVMIGASVLLYLLSMDGVLGKIDAVILAMGAVGYTWFQVYQSRKEKSSALGTEIEAEFPKEKQGTLWVNLGWIAVGLVLLILGSNWLVTSATEIARWMGVSELVIGLTIVAIGTSLPEVATSVAATLKGERDIAVGNVIGSNIFNILAVLGFSGLISPKNLAVSPSALAFDIPVMIAVALACFPIFFAGKTITRVRGAVFFCYYIAYTVYLILATGPDKTDLHTFQAAFWYFALPLTVLMLLWLMVGGIRERRIG from the coding sequence ATGACACTTTTAACGTTTTTAATGCTGGCTGCAGGATTGGCACTTTTGGTTTTTGGTGCCGATTTTTTGGTCAAGGGTGCTTCCAATCTGGCCCTCTCCTTGGGTATTTCGCCGATTATCATTGGCCTGACGATTGTGGCCTATGGGACAAGTATGCCCGAATTTACCGTGAGTACGATGGCCGCATATGCGGGAGCAGCAGATATAAGCATTGGTAATGTGGTTGGGAGTAATATTTTTAATGTGTTGTTTATTCTGGGTGTTTCGGCGTTGATTTCGCCCCTTATCGTTCATACCCAACTCATCCGCATTGATGTTCCTGTCATGATTGGTGCTTCCGTTTTATTGTATCTCTTATCAATGGATGGCGTTTTGGGAAAAATAGATGCTGTGATTTTAGCAATGGGTGCAGTTGGATATACTTGGTTTCAGGTTTACCAAAGCCGAAAAGAAAAAAGCAGCGCCTTGGGGACGGAGATCGAAGCCGAGTTCCCAAAGGAAAAACAAGGCACGTTGTGGGTAAATCTTGGCTGGATCGCGGTTGGTTTAGTCTTGCTGATCTTGGGGTCTAATTGGCTCGTGACTTCAGCAACCGAGATTGCACGCTGGATGGGCGTTTCTGAATTGGTGATCGGTTTAACAATCGTCGCCATTGGGACTTCTCTTCCAGAAGTCGCTACATCGGTTGCCGCAACGCTTAAAGGGGAACGAGATATCGCCGTAGGCAATGTTATCGGGAGCAATATTTTTAATATATTGGCGGTGCTTGGCTTTTCCGGTCTTATCTCGCCAAAAAATCTTGCGGTTTCACCATCGGCTTTGGCGTTCGATATTCCCGTCATGATTGCGGTTGCATTGGCCTGCTTCCCGATTTTCTTTGCAGGAAAAACCATCACGCGCGTCCGAGGTGCAGTTTTTTTCTGTTATTATATTGCCTATACGGTTTACCTTATCTTGGCAACTGGCCCAGACAAAACCGATTTACACACGTTCCAAGCGGCATTCTGGTACTTCGCCCTCCCACTTACCGTTCTAATGCTTCTTTGGCTGATGGTTGGCGGAATTCGGGAGCGTCGTATTGGTTGA
- the secF gene encoding protein translocase subunit SecF — MRLLHNLNFDFMAYRKQAYIFSLVITGIAIVSLVVRGLAVGIDFKGGKEMVVEVAGTVDVNRIKAALVPVLGSEVEVKAYGGSDILVRSVASEGNAQQEEATIKTINQVYPSAKAKMVGADVVGPRFAEDMRQAGIYSVVAALIMIFVYILIRFYSYGGWQFGVGAMAATFHDVTITLGLFSLLNGILPIPLQIDQTIIAAFLTIVGYSVNDTVIVFDRVREYMHDLKSESFYNIMNKAMNSTLSRTMITSMTTLFSAVVLFFFGGETIRGFAFAMSVGILFGTYSSVYVASALVLDLKLRKGSK, encoded by the coding sequence ATGAGACTTCTACATAATCTAAATTTTGACTTCATGGCCTATCGGAAGCAAGCGTACATTTTCTCGCTTGTGATTACCGGAATTGCCATTGTTTCGTTGGTGGTACGCGGTTTAGCGGTAGGGATTGATTTTAAGGGCGGTAAAGAAATGGTTGTTGAGGTGGCCGGAACCGTTGACGTAAACCGTATCAAAGCTGCATTAGTGCCTGTTTTGGGATCTGAAGTGGAGGTGAAAGCCTATGGCGGTTCCGATATTTTGGTGCGTTCCGTTGCATCGGAAGGAAATGCACAACAAGAAGAGGCCACCATCAAGACCATTAACCAAGTGTATCCTTCTGCAAAGGCAAAAATGGTGGGGGCTGATGTGGTTGGACCACGCTTCGCGGAAGACATGCGCCAAGCTGGGATTTATTCGGTAGTCGCTGCCTTAATCATGATCTTTGTGTATATCTTGATCCGCTTTTACTCGTATGGTGGTTGGCAATTTGGCGTTGGTGCGATGGCGGCAACCTTCCACGACGTTACCATAACGCTGGGTTTGTTTTCCTTGCTGAATGGTATTCTCCCTATTCCGCTCCAGATAGACCAAACCATCATTGCGGCGTTTTTGACGATTGTAGGGTATTCTGTGAACGATACGGTGATCGTATTTGACCGCGTGCGGGAATACATGCACGATCTGAAGAGCGAAAGTTTCTATAATATCATGAACAAGGCCATGAACAGCACCTTGAGCAGAACCATGATTACCTCCATGACGACGTTGTTTTCTGCGGTGGTGCTCTTTTTCTTTGGTGGAGAAACCATCCGTGGTTTTGCCTTTGCAATGAGCGTCGGAATCCTTTTCGGAACCTATTCTTCGGTTTATGTTGCCTCTGCATTGGTCTTAGACCTGAAGTTGCGTAAAGGCAGTAAATAA
- the secD gene encoding protein translocase subunit SecD, producing the protein MKGGFKLYATLGFLLIALFYLIYPVTKNERPLNLGLDLQGGMQVTLEVGLEALVRDLATDRDEQFDKVLRAAGANAKTSDVDVIATFVQEFEKRDANVRLSRYFRNTDEGITRKSTNAEIQTYLNTQADKAMDAAIKIVRDRVDRFGVAEPSIVKQGTRRISVELPGVANADRVRKLLRGTAQLQFHLMADQNEVATSLEKIVAFFRDGGKATPADTSKAAKADTTKKETPKTDNTKNPLLAIFTPVGGTTFGVAAQKDTAKVAAMFRRPEVRAMMPAGVVPMWAVQPSGEPGKEVYNYLAVRSKVELKGDYITNADTQFDQFTNAPEVSLTMDSEGAGIWSRLTGANVGKQVAITMDNVVYSYPVINEKIPGGRTSINGMGNVEEAKDLVTVLQSGSLPAPVTIVQERTVGPSLGAASIEAGKWSVIISFIVIGLFMMFYYRLGGVFAVIALILNVLFLFGILASFSATLTLPGIAGIVLTMGMAVDANVLVFERIREELDHGKNYKLAVHDGYAKALSAILDSNITTFLSAAILYSFGIGPIKGFAVTLMAGIATTLFTSLVVTRMFIEWYSGDGKRTVSYG; encoded by the coding sequence ATGAAAGGTGGTTTTAAACTATATGCGACACTTGGCTTTCTCCTGATCGCATTGTTTTATCTGATTTATCCAGTAACGAAAAATGAGCGCCCCTTAAATCTTGGTCTTGACCTTCAGGGCGGGATGCAAGTGACCTTAGAGGTGGGGCTGGAAGCCCTTGTCCGTGATTTGGCAACCGACCGCGATGAGCAGTTCGATAAAGTACTGCGGGCAGCTGGGGCCAATGCTAAAACGAGTGATGTAGATGTGATTGCAACATTTGTCCAAGAATTTGAAAAACGCGATGCCAATGTGCGGCTCTCTCGCTATTTCCGTAATACCGACGAAGGCATTACCCGCAAATCTACCAATGCCGAAATCCAAACCTACTTGAATACCCAAGCGGATAAGGCTATGGATGCGGCAATTAAAATTGTGCGCGACCGTGTGGACCGTTTCGGGGTGGCAGAGCCTTCTATCGTCAAGCAAGGGACGCGCCGTATCTCGGTAGAATTGCCGGGCGTGGCAAATGCGGATCGGGTTCGGAAACTCTTGCGGGGAACAGCACAACTTCAGTTCCACCTCATGGCGGATCAAAACGAAGTGGCCACCTCACTCGAAAAAATTGTGGCCTTCTTCCGTGACGGTGGTAAAGCAACCCCAGCCGATACCTCTAAAGCGGCAAAAGCAGACACGACCAAAAAAGAAACCCCTAAAACGGACAATACTAAAAACCCACTTTTGGCCATCTTTACACCAGTCGGAGGAACCACTTTTGGGGTTGCCGCCCAAAAAGACACCGCCAAAGTTGCCGCGATGTTTCGTCGTCCGGAAGTACGCGCTATGATGCCGGCTGGCGTTGTACCGATGTGGGCCGTTCAGCCCAGTGGCGAACCCGGAAAAGAAGTGTATAACTATTTGGCAGTACGGTCAAAAGTTGAACTTAAAGGGGACTATATCACCAATGCGGATACCCAATTTGACCAGTTTACCAATGCGCCAGAAGTTTCCCTGACGATGGACAGTGAAGGTGCAGGCATTTGGTCGCGATTGACCGGGGCCAACGTTGGCAAGCAAGTGGCCATCACAATGGACAACGTGGTCTATTCATACCCAGTGATCAATGAGAAAATCCCGGGTGGCCGCACTTCCATTAACGGAATGGGCAATGTGGAAGAGGCAAAAGACTTGGTGACGGTGTTGCAGTCTGGTTCCTTACCTGCACCTGTGACCATCGTACAAGAGCGTACCGTTGGCCCAAGCCTTGGTGCGGCATCTATCGAGGCCGGGAAATGGTCTGTCATCATTAGCTTTATTGTGATTGGTCTTTTTATGATGTTCTATTACCGTTTGGGTGGCGTGTTTGCCGTTATTGCACTGATCTTAAACGTATTGTTTCTCTTTGGTATTTTGGCATCCTTCAGCGCCACCCTCACTTTGCCGGGGATTGCCGGTATTGTACTGACGATGGGTATGGCGGTGGATGCCAACGTATTGGTTTTTGAGCGGATCCGCGAAGAATTAGACCACGGAAAGAACTATAAATTGGCTGTTCACGATGGTTATGCCAAAGCCTTATCGGCTATCTTGGACTCCAACATCACCACCTTCCTTTCGGCAGCCATTTTGTATTCGTTTGGGATTGGTCCCATTAAAGGCTTTGCCGTCACCCTAATGGCGGGTATTGCAACCACGTTGTTTACCTCTTTGGTGGTTACACGCATGTTTATAGAGTGGTACTCTGGTGATGGAAAACGTACCGTTTCTTATGGTTGA
- a CDS encoding response regulator transcription factor: MYNLFIVDDHPLMREGLAMILESQPDFNIVAMAGSAEEAMENIEKHRVDLLIVDISLPGMSGLELVKHMSALKPTLKMLVMSRHDEQLYAERVIRSGAKGYVMKVEARKVIIEAIRKILGGGIYISDAINERLIQSMMPGRRPIGQSPLEILSDRELEIFEMTGRGYKSGEIAERLHISPKTVESYRTRIKDKLSLTSAAELMKHAVQWVESSE, translated from the coding sequence ATGTATAACCTGTTTATTGTTGATGACCATCCGCTCATGCGGGAAGGACTGGCCATGATCTTAGAAAGCCAGCCTGATTTTAACATTGTGGCCATGGCGGGGAGTGCGGAGGAAGCCATGGAAAACATTGAAAAACACCGTGTTGATTTATTGATTGTGGATATATCTTTACCCGGTATGAGTGGGCTTGAATTGGTGAAACATATGTCTGCTTTAAAACCAACGTTGAAAATGCTCGTTATGTCGCGACACGATGAGCAACTGTATGCCGAGCGCGTTATTCGTAGCGGGGCAAAAGGGTATGTCATGAAAGTAGAGGCACGAAAGGTGATCATCGAGGCCATCCGGAAAATCTTAGGTGGTGGAATTTACATTAGCGATGCCATCAATGAACGCCTTATCCAAAGTATGATGCCCGGCAGACGCCCCATCGGACAATCCCCGTTAGAAATTCTAAGCGACCGAGAATTGGAGATTTTTGAAATGACGGGGCGTGGCTATAAATCCGGAGAAATTGCAGAGCGGCTCCATATCTCCCCTAAAACGGTTGAGTCGTACCGCACCCGAATCAAGGATAAACTAAGCCTCACCTCCGCCGCCGAGTTGATGAAGCACGCGGTTCAGTGGGTAGAGTCGTCCGAATAA